One genomic segment of Desulfosporosinus sp. Sb-LF includes these proteins:
- a CDS encoding glycine betaine ABC transporter substrate-binding protein: protein MTKIGKWPKIGNIVLSILLIVTLAAGCGQQQAEQEVKGTVKIGYINWQEDVAVTNLWKEILEEKGYKVELLNVDVAPLFVGLSKGDLDLFLDSWLPLTQQAYWEKYKDKLDDYGSWYQGEAKIGLVVPKYVSINSIDELNGQKSKFREQIIGIDPGAGIMKTTDKAVKDYALSYEISQGSEAAMLATLDKAYKDNKWLVVTGWSPHWMFSKYDLKYLTDPKKTYGVAEGLHILANKEFTQKLPSIASILKKFKLNDQQIGSLEGLISQGLAPQDAAKKWAADNKTLVNSWMN from the coding sequence ATGACGAAAATAGGAAAATGGCCAAAGATAGGCAATATTGTCTTAAGTATTTTGCTAATAGTTACGTTAGCGGCGGGCTGCGGGCAACAGCAAGCTGAACAAGAGGTTAAAGGTACAGTAAAAATCGGTTATATCAATTGGCAAGAGGATGTTGCTGTTACCAATCTTTGGAAAGAGATTTTAGAAGAGAAAGGTTATAAGGTAGAACTGCTGAATGTAGATGTAGCTCCGCTCTTTGTTGGCTTAAGCAAAGGCGATTTAGATTTATTTTTGGACAGTTGGTTACCCCTAACACAACAGGCTTATTGGGAAAAATACAAAGACAAACTTGATGATTATGGGTCCTGGTATCAAGGTGAAGCTAAAATAGGCTTAGTGGTGCCTAAATATGTAAGTATCAATTCCATTGATGAATTAAACGGCCAAAAGAGCAAATTTAGGGAACAAATTATAGGGATTGATCCTGGTGCGGGAATTATGAAGACAACAGACAAGGCCGTAAAGGACTATGCTCTAAGCTATGAAATATCCCAAGGCAGTGAAGCTGCCATGTTAGCGACTTTAGATAAAGCGTATAAGGACAATAAGTGGCTCGTGGTGACTGGATGGAGTCCACATTGGATGTTTAGTAAATATGACCTTAAATATCTAACAGATCCTAAAAAAACTTATGGTGTAGCGGAGGGCCTGCATATTTTGGCGAATAAGGAATTTACCCAAAAGCTACCGTCAATTGCATCGATTTTGAAAAAGTTCAAGTTAAATGACCAACAAATCGGAAGCCTAGAAGGTCTAATCAGTCAAGGACTAGCACCCCAGGATGCTGCCAAGAAATGGGCAGCAGATAATAAAACTTTAGTAAATAGTTGGATGAATTAA
- a CDS encoding proline/glycine betaine ABC transporter permease gives MYRIPLGKQVSVGVDWLLKQYGHLFDAFAAGVNTFIHVFKNGLTVLPWWILILIVAALAWRVRGWRLAIGSTLGLLLIYDLQLWPALIETLVLVIISALVSICIGLPLGILAARNQKFQRLMSPLLDFMQTMPSFVYLIPALMFFGLGTVPAVFATVIFSMPPVIRLTNLGIRQVPIDLVEVGEAFGSTPFQLLWKIQLPLAMPTIMAGINQTMMLSLSMVVIAAMIGSGGFGQGVLAGISQMDIGKGFENGLAVVILAMILDRLSQGLIHSPRKSKRL, from the coding sequence TTGTACCGGATACCCTTAGGAAAACAAGTCAGTGTCGGAGTGGATTGGCTACTTAAACAATACGGACATTTATTCGATGCCTTCGCGGCAGGAGTTAACACATTTATCCATGTTTTTAAAAATGGTTTGACAGTGCTTCCTTGGTGGATCTTAATTCTGATTGTTGCTGCACTGGCATGGCGAGTGAGAGGCTGGCGTTTGGCTATCGGTTCAACCTTAGGACTGTTACTGATTTACGACTTGCAACTCTGGCCTGCCCTTATAGAAACTTTAGTACTAGTTATTATTTCTGCCCTCGTGTCAATTTGTATCGGGCTTCCGCTAGGTATTTTAGCTGCACGCAATCAAAAGTTTCAACGACTGATGTCTCCGCTTCTGGATTTCATGCAGACCATGCCATCCTTTGTATATCTGATTCCTGCATTAATGTTTTTTGGATTAGGAACTGTACCCGCCGTTTTTGCAACGGTCATTTTTTCTATGCCACCTGTCATCAGGTTAACGAATTTGGGGATCCGGCAGGTACCGATTGATTTGGTAGAAGTGGGAGAAGCTTTTGGTTCAACTCCATTCCAACTGCTTTGGAAAATCCAGTTACCGTTGGCAATGCCGACTATTATGGCAGGGATCAACCAGACGATGATGTTATCGCTTTCAATGGTTGTTATTGCAGCGATGATCGGTTCGGGTGGTTTTGGGCAGGGTGTGTTGGCTGGCATTTCACAGATGGATATTGGTAAGGGTTTCGAAAATGGCTTAGCCGTAGTCATCTTAGCTATGATTTTAGATCGTTTGAGCCAAGGACTTATTCATAGCCCAAGAAAAAGTAAAAGACTATAA
- a CDS encoding glycine betaine/L-proline ABC transporter ATP-binding protein, with translation MTKIEVKNLVKVFGSQTQKALELLQKDFNKEQILAKTGQTIAVNNVSFSVQAGETFVIMGLSGCGKSTILRCLNRLINPTSGSVLLDGEDITKLDSRELRQIRQTKMAMVFQQFALLPHRTVLQNAVYGLEVQGVDKEEREKLAEKTLALVGLAGWESSYPDNLSGGMKQRVGLARALTNDPDILLMDEAFSALDPLIREEMQEELLNLQKRMNKTIVFITHDLSEALKLGDHIAFVRDGAIVQIGTPEEIAEQPADDYVAQFVNIFKKSKGVR, from the coding sequence ATGACTAAGATCGAAGTCAAAAATCTTGTAAAAGTCTTTGGCTCTCAAACGCAAAAGGCCCTGGAATTATTACAAAAAGATTTCAATAAGGAACAAATTCTTGCGAAAACAGGTCAAACTATTGCCGTCAATAATGTTAGTTTTTCGGTACAGGCCGGAGAGACATTTGTGATAATGGGTTTATCGGGTTGTGGAAAATCAACCATTCTACGTTGTCTTAATCGTTTGATCAATCCTACCTCAGGGAGTGTACTCCTTGATGGAGAGGATATCACAAAACTTGATTCGCGTGAATTACGCCAAATTAGGCAAACGAAAATGGCGATGGTTTTTCAGCAATTTGCCTTATTGCCTCATCGTACAGTTTTGCAAAATGCTGTCTATGGCTTAGAGGTTCAAGGTGTGGATAAGGAAGAACGGGAAAAACTAGCTGAAAAAACTTTAGCGTTAGTAGGTTTAGCTGGTTGGGAAAGTTCTTATCCCGATAATTTAAGTGGAGGTATGAAACAGCGGGTAGGCTTAGCACGGGCTTTGACTAACGATCCGGACATTTTGCTTATGGACGAGGCTTTTAGCGCACTTGATCCCTTAATTCGAGAAGAAATGCAGGAGGAGCTCTTGAATTTACAAAAACGGATGAATAAAACAATTGTGTTTATCACACATGATTTATCTGAGGCTCTGAAATTGGGTGATCACATTGCTTTTGTAAGAGATGGCGCCATAGTGCAGATAGGTACACCTGAAGAGATCGCAGAGCAGCCCGCTGATGATTATGTAGCGCAGTTTGTTAACATATTTAAGAAGTCAAAGGGGGTGCGGTAG
- a CDS encoding EamA family transporter has translation MHTGIAFFLYFSSVKELKGQTIAVLSYIDPISAVIVAAILLEERLSLMQMIGGILILGFTFLSEN, from the coding sequence ATACATACAGGGATTGCTTTCTTCTTATATTTTTCATCGGTCAAGGAACTAAAGGGACAGACTATCGCTGTTTTAAGCTATATTGACCCAATTTCTGCAGTGATCGTCGCTGCAATATTGCTGGAAGAAAGATTGAGTCTTATGCAAATGATTGGAGGTATCCTCATATTAGGTTTCACTTTTTTAAGTGAGAATTAG